In Nicotiana tabacum cultivar K326 chromosome 2, ASM71507v2, whole genome shotgun sequence, the following proteins share a genomic window:
- the LOC107801038 gene encoding shaggy-related protein kinase zeta isoform X2 — translation MEMSAAAVEGNGAVTGHIISTTIGGKNGEPKRTISYMAERVVGTGSFGIVFQAKCLETGETVAIKKVLQDKRYKNRELQLMRLMDHPNVISLKHCFFSTTSRDELFLNLVMDYVPESLYKVLRHYSNSNQRMPLIYVKLYMYQIFRGLAYIHNVPRICHRDVKPQNLLVDPLTHQVKLCDFGSAKVLVNGEANISYICSRYYRAPELIFGATEYTTAIDIWSAGCVLAELLLGQPLFPGENAVDQIVEIIKVLGTPTREEIRCMNPNYTDFRFPQRKAHPWHKVFHKRMPPEAIDLASRLLQYSPSLRCTALEACAHPFFDELREPNARLPNGRPFPPLFNFKQELTGASPDLVSKLIPEHVWRQTGLNFPYPGAT, via the exons ATG GAAATGTCAGCTGCCGCTGTTGAGGGTAATGGTGCTGTCACTGGTCACATTATTTCAACCACAATTGGAGGCAAGAATGGAGAACCAAAAAGG ACCATCAGTTACATGGCAGAGCGAGTTGTCGGTACAGGATCATTTGGAATAGTGTTTCAG GCAAAATGCTTGGAAACTGGAGAGACCGTGGCCATAAAGAAGGTTTTGCAGGATAAACGGTATAAAAATCGTGAACTACAGCTGATGCGCTTGATGGATCACCCAAATGTCATTTCTCTAAAGCACTGCTTCTTTTCCACGACAAGTAGAGACGAACTTTTCCTTAATTTGGTCATGGATTATGTCCCTGAAAGTTTATACAAGGTTTTAAGGCACTATAGCAATTCAAACCAAAGGATGCCACTCATCTATGTCAAACTTTATATGTATCAG ATATTCAGGGGGCTGGCTTACATTCATAATGTTCCAAGAATTTGCCATAGAGATGTGAAACCACAAAATCTTTTG GTTGATCCTCTGACCCATCAAGTCAAGCTTTGTGACTTTGGAAGTGCAAAAGTCCTG GTGAACGGTGAAGCAAATATTTCATACATTTGCTCTCGCTACTACAGAGCTCCAGAACTCATATTTGGTGCCACAGAATATACAACAGCAATTGATATTTGGTCAGCTGGATGTGTTCTTGCTGAGCTTCTTCTGGGGCAG CCACTCTTTCCCGGCGAAAATGCTGTAGACCAAATTGTAGAGATTATCAAG GTCCTTGGTACTCCTACTCGAGAAGAAATTCGATGTATGAACCCAAATTACACGGATTTCAGATTCCCACAGAGAAAAGCTCATCCTTGGCACAAG GTATTCCACAAAAGAATGCCCCCTGAAGCAATTGATCTTGCTTCACGGCTTCTCCAATATTCACCAAGTCTTCGCTGTACCGCG CTAGAAGCGTGTGCACATCCATTCTTTGATGAGCTTCGTGAGCCCAATGCCCGTCTCCCGAATGGACGTCCATTTCCACCTCTTTTCAACTTCAAACAGGAA TTAACTGGAGCTTCACCTGATTTGGTAAGCAAGCTGATCCCTGAGCATGTTTGGAGGCAAACTGGTTTGAATTTTCCCTATCCCGGTGCGACGTAA
- the LOC107801038 gene encoding shaggy-related protein kinase eta isoform X1, with protein sequence MASLPLVPQQHPNPPENHLNLQLLQHQQNAHRDQGAAAAVRPAVAGVRPETDSDKEMSAAAVEGNGAVTGHIISTTIGGKNGEPKRTISYMAERVVGTGSFGIVFQAKCLETGETVAIKKVLQDKRYKNRELQLMRLMDHPNVISLKHCFFSTTSRDELFLNLVMDYVPESLYKVLRHYSNSNQRMPLIYVKLYMYQIFRGLAYIHNVPRICHRDVKPQNLLVDPLTHQVKLCDFGSAKVLVNGEANISYICSRYYRAPELIFGATEYTTAIDIWSAGCVLAELLLGQPLFPGENAVDQIVEIIKVLGTPTREEIRCMNPNYTDFRFPQRKAHPWHKVFHKRMPPEAIDLASRLLQYSPSLRCTALEACAHPFFDELREPNARLPNGRPFPPLFNFKQELTGASPDLVSKLIPEHVWRQTGLNFPYPGAT encoded by the exons ATGGCCTCGTTACCGCTGGTACCTCAGCAGCACCCTAATCCACCGGAAAATCATCTTAATCTTCAACTTCTTCAGCATCAGCAGAATGCTCATCGTGATCAAGGAGCAGCAGCTGCCGTTAGGCCCGCCGTCGCCGGCGTACGACCGGAAACGGATTCCGACAAG GAAATGTCAGCTGCCGCTGTTGAGGGTAATGGTGCTGTCACTGGTCACATTATTTCAACCACAATTGGAGGCAAGAATGGAGAACCAAAAAGG ACCATCAGTTACATGGCAGAGCGAGTTGTCGGTACAGGATCATTTGGAATAGTGTTTCAG GCAAAATGCTTGGAAACTGGAGAGACCGTGGCCATAAAGAAGGTTTTGCAGGATAAACGGTATAAAAATCGTGAACTACAGCTGATGCGCTTGATGGATCACCCAAATGTCATTTCTCTAAAGCACTGCTTCTTTTCCACGACAAGTAGAGACGAACTTTTCCTTAATTTGGTCATGGATTATGTCCCTGAAAGTTTATACAAGGTTTTAAGGCACTATAGCAATTCAAACCAAAGGATGCCACTCATCTATGTCAAACTTTATATGTATCAG ATATTCAGGGGGCTGGCTTACATTCATAATGTTCCAAGAATTTGCCATAGAGATGTGAAACCACAAAATCTTTTG GTTGATCCTCTGACCCATCAAGTCAAGCTTTGTGACTTTGGAAGTGCAAAAGTCCTG GTGAACGGTGAAGCAAATATTTCATACATTTGCTCTCGCTACTACAGAGCTCCAGAACTCATATTTGGTGCCACAGAATATACAACAGCAATTGATATTTGGTCAGCTGGATGTGTTCTTGCTGAGCTTCTTCTGGGGCAG CCACTCTTTCCCGGCGAAAATGCTGTAGACCAAATTGTAGAGATTATCAAG GTCCTTGGTACTCCTACTCGAGAAGAAATTCGATGTATGAACCCAAATTACACGGATTTCAGATTCCCACAGAGAAAAGCTCATCCTTGGCACAAG GTATTCCACAAAAGAATGCCCCCTGAAGCAATTGATCTTGCTTCACGGCTTCTCCAATATTCACCAAGTCTTCGCTGTACCGCG CTAGAAGCGTGTGCACATCCATTCTTTGATGAGCTTCGTGAGCCCAATGCCCGTCTCCCGAATGGACGTCCATTTCCACCTCTTTTCAACTTCAAACAGGAA TTAACTGGAGCTTCACCTGATTTGGTAAGCAAGCTGATCCCTGAGCATGTTTGGAGGCAAACTGGTTTGAATTTTCCCTATCCCGGTGCGACGTAA